One Gadus chalcogrammus isolate NIFS_2021 chromosome 7, NIFS_Gcha_1.0, whole genome shotgun sequence genomic window, CCCCAATGCAGGGGTGAAATCCTGAATCCAGCTGTTCCTACCATGACATTCGTGTGTGAGAGGCGATGACGCATTTCATAGTATTTCCTTGCCAAGTCCTCGTGTTGACATCCCCAactgaagaaaacaacaataacattagtTTTGGACAATAGTAATGCCACCCCACATTGGTACCGCCCTGCTCTTTCAAAAGGATACTACCTATTTGGTTTAACACTCCTGCTTTTTAAGAATAGTACTTCCTGGATTTACCCTCCCTGTTATTGTACCTACTTCACATTCATTTGATTGTACACCATCTGGAAATGACCATTTTACACACAGGAGCAGTTACACACTGCATGCCCTGTTTTACCCTAATCCTTCTATGCTCATGAATACCTGGTAGCCTCACTGGTGAAACTATGGGACTTTTGGGTAGCATATTTGTCTTATTAGAGACACTGCAGGCTTTCTGACGTCTGTCTTTGTGGCTGCTCTGAAGGTAGTTATATCTATCCGGATACTGCAGATCTGGGACGTCTTCTTCAGCggagatgcttttgaaaagcaCCCCGGGGCCATTGTATGGGTCGGTAATATTTAACCTATTTAATTTTTGCCTATAGAGCTCGATGTCATGCGAATTAAAGTGAGATGAGTACTCCGATGGCTTGAAAGCTTCGGCGCCGGGTCATTTTAAGGAAGCTCTTTAAGGGCGGCGCTTGATTTTACTGACAAAATGGCGTTCCGAACACCGGTGGTCACGTGGGTTCAGGAACtcgatatcatgcaagcactttgttttctttttattttgttctacaccacaattgcatgctttaaacatGACACGGGGCCAACAGTAAAGGCGTTTTTTCAGCCAACTCCCTGTTAGCCAGTTTACCTTGTCATACATGGAGCAATTTAAAATGCTCCTTACCGTAGCACCAACGAGctgtgtggttttcacagtagGTTTTGGTCTGCCCTCTGCTTTCACTCGTAGTCAGTTCACGATAGCTGTCCAATGAAGGCGGTGACTGGCCAGAGTGTTGTGTCAAGTGACTGAAGTGCAAAATTCTACCCTATCGGTCACTGGTTCACGGGTGGGACTTATCTGCCATAAGGATCAATTGAAACGGAAAATAAACACGAGCCGCCTGGGGTTCACTCGATTTACATTGAAGTCAATGGGAATAGTGGCGCTGTTGTGACTCACATAATTGATTTCAGGAAAACAGCTCGTCTTCGTGAGTATTTCTGTTTCAAAGCACTGAAAATGGGATTGTTGTaagatttttggtttatttattttttaacatttttttggtgaagcactgcttcacctgtagtcttatagaagcctccactgctccacactctatttgtgaaacatgcagacggcctagtgagactgccagcaggcagcagcaaagagatgtagcgacctcggtttatttcttcagctttcacatacacacaaacacgcacacagggtgcttggtcttttttttgttttgtcgttgtctgttaaaccgccaagtggagcgacgtgtctgggaagctggcctcttggtctgagcctgtggaggcatcgcttctcggccttttggctaagatcaagtgtagtatctgttcttatcagtttaatatctgatacgtcccctacccggggaccatatattaaattgatttttggaactgggagatggaaaaggggcttgctccgtccactccacgcatcgacctggtattgcagtacctccaggaccggtgcacccctctctcactgtgaaaaacaaaactaaactcctcctgagtccAGAGagtagtggtgccgagatgatgcctcatgaaacgtcaaagcctcgcagccagatgaaccatcaaagtggttcgacctcgaagcttcaaattagtacgctagggacacctagtggtgaattaaattatgatgaaagaaagagtttcctgtgatgatgtgatgtttgcttcgtagcctacaacatcacaacgtttaagaattaaagtcatttcagtgatacgtgtgagtttgccgttcataaatatctcccgagctcatggtagagaacaaatcatttgacctagattttaagtcatcccgggcaaaatagattgtctcagtagcctactaataattgtaataatagaactgcatgatgactgagaatgagtgtgattaattacatagccataaaagtgatcttggaactgggtagggtcttctttttgtaaaaatgtgccaattgtgaacccatatcgcgcaacagcccgagatgaagcctcgaacgtcacgcgccacgtcatttcgcctatgtgatacggagcttcgctgggggaggagccgaggtactcgacacacgccccgatgcctcgacgcaaaccataacatcactacctgagagtacacccgtccgcctgtagacaataaagtgtcatttacaattcataaacgcactgtttacaattattccaacgatattctgttgtttaagaaagaaaaaaggattctttctgtggcgggtcgataactcggatctccaggtttcctttcgttatgcttccatcacgctgatttcagattcgcctgtcatcgtgtgaccggtggtctacagtgtttattaaagtctagacatctccgaatgctttgcaaccgttctccacgggaacaagcgtgggcatcgttcagcccacctgaacgtgtacaactcatacttacctggcaagggagataccacgatcaagaaggtggttcacccatagcgaggctcagccattgcactgaggctgttgctgacccgtgcgaattccccaaatgtgggaatctcgattgcataatttctggtagtgggggactgcgttcgcgctctcccctgatcatgttgttctaaagaaataatagctatgaatggcttcatcgcGCTGACTAATGCCGTCCATCCCacgttttgcaacgctacgtttattcaaaagatcacgcaaacgatcacgcccaagcagtgtaatgcattacattcagatgtggaactctgagtctggaataacgtagtcattcattcattcattcatttctttcattcattatggatcaaattattgtttctgtacaagtcccgtctctggccacagcAGCGCTCCCACTCATTATGGgttcctcctgtataaaagttAGTATGGACAagacaataattgcttacggccataccaccctgagcacgcgcgatctcgtctgatctcggaggctaagcagggtcaactcgagctcattggctgcaatagagttccgggtgttgacgttgttggggcggggaaaacgtgggcaccaccatcaatgttgccagattgggcgggttcccgcccaattgggctactttagaTTTCATCTCGCGGGGAAAAAATGCATTGGGCGGGTATATACATTTTGGGCTGCTTTTGCCAATATCTGGCggttttttaataatgtgaaaacagcacaccaaactgttattttatggtttaaaaacggtacaaatacaaaactcaGTAGTTCTATACTTCAATATACTTCACGTCGTGATGTCACATCAACAAACCGTTGTGCGCCGACGCAGAAGTCTGAGGCAAAAGTCCGCTCTCTCTCAACTCTGTTAGCGAAATAAGCATCATGCCGAAGTGGGGGAAATATAAATGTAGCTCTGTACAAAAATCTTCCAAGTTAAAGAGAGACAAAAGGTGTGATGAGGACATCTACACGTTCAGAAGAGGGAGGGTGTAGCCCTGTACAAAAACCACAAGTTACAgagcataaaaaataattaacagtataataaaatgctgtgtttaatgttcataaataaatagagttcataataataaaatgggtTAAAATGTGTGCGGATTAAAAGCATAAATATAATACGTTTAATAAAACTATTTACAGTTAAaagataaattaatataaaggtCTTTAAGTTTATCAAGGCTAAAATATTTGTGAATTCAGGATATAAAAGAGGAAGAAGCCGTGTTTATGTTTAACTTAACCTGTTACCTGTCACACGTaaatcatttaatttgttttgtctttggttGTATTAAAACTTCACAAGCCAATCCGAATAAAGTCTCAACGTGTAAAGGGCGGGACTAGTGCAGCAGGTTAGCGTGGGGAGTAGTGAGCACATGTAGAGAAAGAAACCTGACCGGACTGAGAGCTAAGAGGAGGCATCGTAGTGTGGGAAGCAGTTAAGTTTTATCGTGAGGTCGACTACTCGTGGTCCTGATTTAAACTTCTTTGTGACCTGCAAAAAGGTGAATACGATGTGTATGCCTCCATTGTGCTATATCTAACTGTTATAGTAAGTAAGAGTACTGGATGTGTAACGCGGTTAGCGACGTGCTAGTTAGCGGTAGCATTCTGTGTTAATGTGCCCGCATATCGTAGTTTTGTATTGTGACTTAAGTTAACGCAAAGCTAATGCTAGTTCGATATGAAatagtgtttgatattatggcTCATTGGATAATATGCTTAAAGGAGCTGGACGTTGGAGAGAGGGGTTTCCAGCAGATGGCCCtgctgttttctgtgttttcttccTTGTGACTTCGCCACCGCCATTgcccacgtgtgtgtttggattgcCACCGCCATTGCCATTATCTTCGTGAGAATATCATCCCCCAATCCCTTTCTGCCCCTACTAATTACACCCTGGATTCGTGAGTACTGATTTACACATTGCacgtgcttttattttgagctCAAGCTGAGTGAAGCGGCCAGTACAGTTTTTAGGCCCCACCGCACACAAGCTTCAACTAACAGGCCTGCAACGGGTTAACCTAATTTAAAGTGTGTTGttaatttgattgtgtgtggtaCATTGAGTTTGCATTGTTGTAAATTGGAGAATCCCGtgcatctgattttatttattttatttgtttatttgttttcttttcctaAAATACATTCGACTAGTATTTCATTTTGTGAATAAATATGTGATTGAatacttttacatttaaaatacagttgTGGTGGTCATTTATTAAAATTATCCAACAGTAACATATGAATCAAAGTTGTACTTTCCTACAACGAGCCCAGGCCCAgtcttattgtattaaccactctagatttattatttaactacATGGGACAAGGGTTACATAAATGGAGGCCCCGCTGGGATAATATTAAACTAAAATGAATTAGACAAGCAAAAGTAACATGACCCCACAACTTTAAGAGCATTTATTTAAAGTAATGTGCTAACAGTAACTAGAAGTaattaaagtaaagtacaacaATGGCAGTCCTAGCAAACAGTCCATCACAACGTGAGCTAATTAACTGGTGCAAAGGAGAATCAATAGATTTAAAGCATGCCTTCCTGTTACATGGAGTGCCTGAAGGTGTTTCAAGAGAAGACATTGAAGAAACAGCAGGGACCATCAAAGCTTGGGGAAGAGTTAGAGTTAAGGGAAAAATGTTTCACCATCAACAGCAATCGCTGATGGTGTTATGTGAGTGTCGTGAAGAGATCGACCCCTCTAAAATCCCACCTGAGATAATGCCTATAAGTGGAGGCAGTAGTTGGAAAACTGTCTGCTACACAGAGCCTCAGCTTGATAACTTTGAAGAGAAGCTACTTACCTTTTTGCAGAGTGAAGGGAGAACCTTGGAGGACATCCAAGGTCTATGTTCCCCCACCAAAGAAAGTAAAAGCAACCCTGAAGACATCATCCGTGCAGTCGGTGATGTTATGagcagaacaaacaaacaacctgaCAGTCACCCATACAGACGTCTGCGGACATTCTCCGGGATCAgtcccactcccactggagaAGAGACCTTAGACAACTGGTTGGAGCAAGCAACACTCTTAGTAGAGGAAGTTGAGTGCTCGGACAAAGAGAAACGACGTCGGATACTGGAAAGTCTCAAAGGGCCCGCCTTTGAGATCATTCAAGCTGTGCGCATGACTCAACCTGATGCTAGCCCACGTGAGTACATAGAGGCTATAGAGAGCATTTTTGGTACAGTAGAGTCCTCAGAAGAACTATATCTGTCGTTCAGAGCCCTCCACCAACAGCCTGGTGAGCGTCTGTCTGAGTTCCTACGAAGAGTAGAGAGATCTCTTGTCAAAGTAGTACAAGGAGGTGGCTTACCTGTTAGCGCTGCCAACAGCACTCGTTTAGAGCAGCTTCTTAGAGGGTCCACCTCTGAACTCATGTTGTTACAGTTGAAAATTAGGGAGCGGAGTAGTAATCCCCCTACATTCTTGAACCTGTTAAGAGAAGTGATGGAAGAGGAAGGTCGCCAGTCAGCCAGACAAAGCCAAGTGTCACACCTGCGTCCTCAGCGTGTACGCACCGTCCAAGCTGAAAAGGAGAAAGAACCTGAATCAGTCTCTAGGAGTGAACTGCAAGCTCGGATTCAAGAATTGAGAGCGCAGTTAGAGCAGAGAAGCAACCCACAACCTCAGCCACCATCTGATGAGTCCTTTAACGGTCTTACAGAGAAACAAAAACAGAGAAATGAGTCACAGAGTGAACTGCAATCACTAAAGAAACAAGTGAAAGCACTAGAAAGTAAAATGAGTGTAATGGCAGTGAATTACACATCAGAACAAACACCCCAGCCACACCGATACAAAGCAGCTACGGGTTACAAGCCCGCTCATTCCAGAGTCTCCTCTCCCCGACAAGACAATGATGAGTTTTTCTGTTATCGGTGTGGGGAAAATGGCCACATAGCCACCAGATGTACTGCCCCTGAGAATCTTCAGAAAGTCATTAGAAAGCTCATACGCTTGGCGCGTGTTTCCCCTCTTTCCCACAAAGAGAACCCGCAGCCTGCAGCTGAAGAACACTTTGTAGCTAGAACCAATAAGGTTGAAGTCCCAGAGAACAACACTGACTTACCTGAAGGTCTTGTAGGTCCATCATTTATTCACACCATCAAAGTAAATGATGTAGTCTGCGATGCTCTCATCGACAGTGGGTCCAATGTGACTATCATCTTTGAAAGCTGGTATAACAAACACTTACTTGATGTCCCGATAAAACCCCTCTCTGGCCTTGGACTCTGGGGCCTGCTGACACTGAGTATCCTTACAAAggatatgttgttgttgagaTGGAGTTTTCAGAAGAGATCACTGGTGTGACGGGACGAGTAGAAGTGCTCGCCTTGATTTGTCCTGAGCCAAGAAACCAACAACAAACCCCTGTGCTGGTTGGAACCAACACATCTCTGTTCCGCCGCCTATGGGAACTGGCGAAGACAAAAGGTGACGAGAACACTGTGTACTCAATGAGAATACAGTCTGTTTATGCCCCTGTTAAAGCACAAGAGCAGTCAACAAAAAATGAAGTTTTGGGACAGATAAAGTGGGAAGGACCCGGTTCACTCTCCATTGCTCCAGGTGCAAAGTACTATGCAACGTGCAAAGTGGAAAGACAGAGTGCCCCGTCCAAGGATCTTGTACTGATCGATGCACCCACTGACCAGTTGCTCCCCAACAGTTTGCTGGTACAGCCTGGTGTGCTCTCAGACGCCAACATAGACAACAACAGTTTCACTGTCCTCATTCAAAATGAGTCCAAAAAGACAACTTCAATCCCAGTTGGGACCGTTGTTGCTGAGATGTATGCTGTGGACACAGCTACCCCAGTCAGGCCTTCCGACCTCACAGCTGAAACCATAGACCCAAGTCTCTTTAATTTCGGAGACTCTCCCATTCCCAAAGAGTGGAAGAGTCAGCTTCAGCAGAAGTTAGCTGAGAGGCGGAATGTTTTCTCACTCCATGAGTGGGAGGTTGGTCGTGCAAAGGGTGTTGAACACCACATACGCCTGCATGACCCCAGACCCTTCAGGGAAAGGTCAAGGAGACTAGCCCCTGCAGACATAGACGATGTGCGGCGGCACATACAACAACTGCTGGCAGCTGGAATTATCACAGAGTCCCGTAGCCCATACGCCTCACCGATCGTTGTAGTGCGCAAAAAGAATGGGAGTATAAGAATCTGTATTGACTACAGAACACTCAACAACCGCACCACACCAGACCAGTACACAATGCCACGCATTGACGACGCCTTGGATTCTCTCTCCGGCAGCCAATGGTTCTCAGTCTTAGATCTGCGCAGTGGCTATTACCAGATAGAGATGGCTCCGGAGGACAAAGAGAAGACAGCGTTCATTTGCCCTCTTGGTTTCTATCAATTTGAGCGCATGCCACAAGGAATCACAGGAGCGCCGGCAACGTTTCAGCGCTTAATGGAAAAAGCTGTTGGTGATATGCATCTTCTGGAAGCTCTCGTGTACTTGGATGATATCATCATTTTCGGCAAGACACTTGAAGAGCATGAGCAACGTCTTTTCAAGGTACTGGATCGACTAGAGGAGGTCGGATTGAAGGTTTCTATTGACAAATGTCAATTCTGCCAGCCTGAGGTTAGGTATGTGGGTCACATCGTTTCTGCTAATGGAATAGCTACTGATCCAGACAAAGTGGAAGTAGTCAAGCATTGGAAAGAGCCCACTCACCTGAAACCTCTGAAGTCCTTCCTCGGATTTTGCAGTTACTATCGAAGGTTCATTGCAAATTACTCTGCCATTGTCCGTCCTCTTTCTGAGCTCACCAAGGGTTATGCCCCCACTTGGAAAGACCCCAATTTCAAAAAGAGTGTCGACCCAAGCAAAGTCTATTTCAAGCCATCAGAGCTTTTCGGAGAACGGTGGACTCAGGCCTGCCAGGCCGCTTTTGAGCGTATCCGTGACTGTTTGATCAATGCCCCAGTGTTAGCATTCGCTGACCCCACTAAGACGTACATCTTACATGTGGACGCCAGTATGAATGGCCTAGGCGCTGTCCTGAACCAGGAATATCCTGAGGGCCTCCGACCAGTAGCTTTCGCCAGTCGGAAGCTTAAAGACTCAGAGCACAACTATCCAGTCCATCAATTGGAATTTCTGGCATTAAAATGGGCTGTCGTGGACAAGTTTCACGATTACTTGTATGGAGCTAAGTTTACTGTAAGAACTGACAACAACCCATTAACATATGTGTTGACCTCtgccaaactcagtgcagtCAGACATCGTTGGCTTGCTGCCCTTGCCACCTACGAGTTCACCATCCAATACCGACCTGGGAGGCAAAATATCGATGCTGACTTGTTGTCTCGACAATACTCTCCAGAGGAGGCTAAAGAGTGGACTAGTGTCCCACCTGCTGGCATCAAAGCCCTCTGCAAGCGAGCCTGCATCAGTGGAGAGGCTGATGTGCCCGACAGATTGGTGGACCAGTTGGGagctcctgctgcagctgtACCAGAAGCTTATGTGTTCCCAGTGAACCTTAGCATGAACGTGCTGGATCAGCTAAGTCCGAAAGATATCCAGGCATCACAAGACATGGACCCAACAATTGGGCCATTAAAGAAGGCACTGGAAAAGAATAAAGGGCTGACACGCTCAAAAAATGATTCACCTGAGACTGTGTTGCTCTTACGCGAAAGCCGAAAGTTGGAATTAAAGGATGGATTACTCTACagagtaaaagaaaaaacatgcgGAAAACAGATCAAACAACTTGTCTTACCAGCCAGATACCGCCCAATGGTGTTAAGGTCTCTACATGATGAGTGCGGACACATGGGAATGGAACGCACTACCGAACTGATCAAAGACAGATTTTATTGGCCGCGAATGACAGCTGAGGTTGAGCAGTACATTCGAACCTGTGGTAGATGTATCTCCAGGAAGACACTCCCTCAGCATGCCTCGCCCTTGAATCAAATAACAAGTAATGGCCCTCTAGATTTAGTCTGCATTGACTTTTTGCAGATAGAGCCTGACTCTAGAGGTGTTGCTAATGTGTTAGTAGTGACAGACCATTATACACGTTACGCACAAGCATTTGCTACAAAAGATCAAAAGGCTATCACCGTTGCAAGAGTATTGTGGGAGAAGTATTTTGTGCACTACGGCCTACCTGCACGGATACACTCGGATCAAGGACGAGATTTTGAAAGTCGCCTGATCAAAGAACTCTTGTCCATGCTTGGGGTTCGGAAGTCAAGAACATCCCCCTATCACCCACAAGGGGACGCACAACCAGAAAGGTTCAATAGAACacttttagcaatgcttggtaCCCTGGACACTGTAAAGAAACAAAGTTGGAGTCAACATATCACCCACCTGGTACATGCATACAATTGCACCAAGAATGATTCCACAGGATACTCCCCTTATCATCTCATGTTTGGAAGGGAGGCAAGGTTACCCATTGACATCTGTTTTGGGATCTCGCCAAATGGTGAAAGTGAAACCTCTTACCAACAGTACGTCGCCAGGATGAGGAAAGAGTTACAAAAAGCCTACCAACTGGCATCTGACGCTGCTACAAAGAGTCATCTGAAAAACAAAGCTCGCTATGACCACCGTGTGAGAGATTCACCTTTGGAGAAAGGTGACAGAATTCTCATTCAGAATTTGGGTCTAAAAGGCAAGCATAAACTCCAAGATCGATGGAAATCAACACCATATGTTGTTGTGGAGAAGTTGCCTAATCTGCCTGTTTACAAGGTCAAACCAGAGCATGGTACAGGTGTGATAAAAACTCTTCATCGAGACCACCTGTTGCCCATCGGGTACATGGTTAGGTTGTCTAACCAATCGGATGATACAAACTCTGCTCGGAGACCTGTAACAAGAGCTCAACTTACCCGGAAACATCTATCAACCAAGTCTGAAGAAAGTGACACAGAGTCCTCAGGCTCAGAGTTTGAAACTGTCCACAATCCTCCAGATTTAGATGTGGATGAGGTCAGGAAACGATTAAACATGATAGATCAACCTGTGGAGGATGAACAGAGTCAGAGTTCTGAAGAAAGTGAAAACTCTGAAGAGGAAAACTGTGAAGCTGCAGAAAATCAACAACTTACAGAAACAGAGTATGAGGAACCGCCTGAAGGTGCTGCACGTCCTCTGTCACACTCTTATGTCCAAGAGACATATACTGAATCTGCGGAAGATTTGCAAGATTCAGAAGAGGGAGCAAGCTCACCTCTGTTAAACAGAGCCAGACGTGATAAAGCTGCTAAAAGCGCtagaagtgaaagtgaaaggtCTTCTACAATCCGGAAATCCCTGAGAAAACCAAAGCCATCTATGAGATTCACTTATGAGAGACCTGGTCATCCATCTTGTGAACCAGTTACCATCATGCACCATGGCATGGTCATCCAACTCAAGTTAAACCCTCCAAACCAAGACGACGAATCAAGGAAAAAGTCCAAAACATCCAAAAGgtacatggaggaggagaacaaaaaCACCCTTCCAAGttgaagagagacaaaaggTGTGATGAGGACATCTACACGTTCAGAAGAGGGAGGGTGTAGCTCTGTACAAAAATCTTCCAAGTTAAAGAGAGACAAAAGGTGTGATGAGGACATCTACACGTTCAGAAGAGGGAGGGTGTAGCCCTGTACAAAAACCACAAGTTACAGAgcataaaaataattaacagtataataaaatgctgtgtttaatgttcataaataaatagagttcataataataaaatgggtTAAAATGTGTGCGGATTAAAAGCATAAATATAATACGTTTAATAAAACTATTTACAGTTAAaagataaattaatataaaggtCTTTAAGTTTATCAAGGCTAAAATATTTGTGAATTCAGGATATAAAAGAGGAAGAAGCCGTGTTATGTTTAACTTAACCTGTTACCTGTCACACGTaaatcatttaatttgttttgtctttggttGTATTAAAACTTCACAAGCCAATCCGAATAAAGTCTCAACGTGTAAAGGGCGGGACTAGTGCAGCAGGTTAGCGTGGGGAGTAGTGAGCACATGTAGAGAAAGAAACCTGACCGGACTGAGAGCTAAGAGGAGGCATCGTAGTGTGGGAAGCAGTTAAGTTTTATCGTGAGGTCGACTACTCGTGGTCCTGATTTAAACTTCTTTGTGACCTGCAAAAAGGTGAATACGATGTGTATGCCTCCATTGTGCTATATCTAACTGTTATAGTAAGTAAGAGTACTGGATGTGTAACGCGGTTAGCGACGTGCTAGTTAGCGGTAGCATTCTGTGTTAATGTGCCCGCATATCGTAGTTTTGTATTGTGACTTAAGTTAACGCAAAGCTAATGCTAGTTCGATATGAAatagtgtttgatattatggcTCATTGGATAATATGCTTAAAGGAGCTGGACGTTGGAGAGAGGGGTTTCCAGCAGATGGCCCtgctgttttctgtgttttcttccTTGTGACTTCGCCACCGCCATTgcccacgtgtgtgtttggattgcCACCGCCATTGCCATTATCTTCGTGAGAATATCATCCCCCAATCCCTT contains:
- the LOC130385944 gene encoding paraneoplastic antigen Ma2-like, producing MAVLANSPSQRELINWCKGESIDLKHAFLLHGVPEGVSREDIEETAGTIKAWGRVRVKGKMFHHQQQSLMVLCECREEIDPSKIPPEIMPISGGSSWKTVCYTEPQLDNFEEKLLTFLQSEGRTLEDIQGLCSPTKESKSNPEDIIRAVGDVMSRTNKQPDSHPYRRLRTFSGISPTPTGEETLDNWLEQATLLVEEVECSDKEKRRRILESLKGPAFEIIQAVRMTQPDASPREYIEAIESIFGTVESSEELYLSFRALHQQPGERLSEFLRRVERSLVKVVQGGGLPVSAANSTRLEQLLRGSTSELMLLQLKIRERSSNPPTFLNLLREVMEEEGRQSARQSQVSHLRPQRVRTVQAEKEKEPESVSRSELQARIQELRAQLEQRSNPQPQPPSDESFNGLTEKQKQRNESQSELQSLKKQVKALESKMSVMAVNYTSEQTPQPHRYKAATGYKPAHSRVSSPRQDNDEFFCYRCGENGHIATRCTAPENLQKVIRKLIRLARVSPLSHKENPQPAAEEHFVARTNKVEVPENNTDLPEGLVGPSFIHTIKVNDVVCDALIDSGSNVTIIFESWYNKHLLDVPIKPLSGLGLWGLLTLSILTKDMLLLRWSFQKRSLV